The following coding sequences are from one Sesamum indicum cultivar Zhongzhi No. 13 linkage group LG11, S_indicum_v1.0, whole genome shotgun sequence window:
- the LOC105174350 gene encoding transcription factor MYB27: MQEVELRKGPWLEEEDEQLASAVAVLGERRWDALAKASGLKRSGKSCRLRWMNYLRPNLKHGNISAEEERVIIELHEKWGNKWSRIARRLPGRTDNEIKNYWRSYLKRKHLVLEKGCLNRNMNNTSGDTSLTSECGTASPCSTDHACFLFKDEIFGLSGDSSDALEVLSLTRSPYETRLTEWMSNWPPDHIRKMEPKEEYYDEFYTPEWINGDYSTNSTWEFSLWDGE; encoded by the exons ATGCAGGAAGTCGAGCTGCGTAAAGGGCCTTGGCTCGAAGAGGAGGATGAACAGCTAGCTTCTGCTGTAGCTGTTTTGGGGGAAAGAAGATGGGATGCATTAGCAAAAGCATCAG GTTTGAAGAGGAGTGGGAAGAGTTGCAGGCTGCGGTGGATGAATTATCTACGTCCCAATCTCAAGCATGGCAACATTTCTGCTGAAGAAGAGCGCGTTATCATCGAACTGCACGAGAAATGGGGCAATAA gtGGTCGAGGATTGCCCGGAGACTGCCTGGAAGAACAGACAATGAGATTAAGAACTACTGGAGAAGTTACTTGAAGAGAAAACATCTAGTTCTGGAGAAAG GATGTTTGAATAGAAACATGAATAATACATCTGGTGATACTTCACTGACATCAGAATGTGGCACGGCAAGTCCATGTTCAACCGACCATGCATGCTTCTTGTTTAAGGATGAAATTTTCGGACTGTCTGGTGATTCATCTGATGCACTCGAGGTTTTAAGTTTGACACGTTCACCTTATGAGACGAGATTGACAGAATGGATGTCGAACTGGCCTCCTGATCATATACGTAAAATGGAACCTAAAGAAGAATACTATGACGAGTTTTACACTCCAGAATGGATCAATGGTGACTACAGTACTAACAGTACATGGGAATTTTCTTTGTGGGATGGGGAATGA